CCCCGTCGACCAGCTCCGCGCCACGATCCAGCAGCTCAACACGCTGCAGGGCCGCCCGGTGATGCTGGAGCACCTGATGCTGGCCGGCGTGAACGACTCGCTCGACGAGGCCCGCGAGCTGGCCGCCTGGTGCGAGGGCCTGTTGGTGCACGTGAACCTGATCCCCTACAACCCGATCGCCGGCGCGCCGCACCTCATCGGCACGCCGCCCGCCGAACGCAAGGCGTTCGCCCAGGTGCTGAAGGACGCCGGCGTCACGACCACCACCCGCTATTCCATGGGCCAGGACATCGAAGCCGCCTGCGGCCAGCTGGTGCAGCAGGGCAACCGCGAGGTGGCCAAACGCGCGGCCGCCGCCCGCGCGTAACGGGAGGATCTCCACTTGAGTCGGGGGTTACCTTCTCCAAAGTCCGATTCGTTTTGTCCAAAAACACGCGCGAAGGGGACAAAACTCTGGGCACACCTTTCCCCCTAGGTTCGTGGTCTACGCTTCTATAGCAGTGTTTCCTGTGTTTGTGGCAGAAAGCGGCCGCGGGGGTTTTGTCCGTTTTTAGGCGCCAAGAGGACAAAACAGTCCTAATCACGCGGCGCCACTCGTTTACTCAACCGCGCAGCACAAACGCGCGGCCCGCGCTGCAGAGAACGCCCCGCTAAGGTGGGCACACCGGTGCACCAGCATTAGATCACGCCAGGTGGCCTGTTTTCTACAAGAAAAGCCCCGTCGTTTCCACTGTGCGGAACATCGTGCCAGGGTGGGGGCCATCAGGCCGTTAGGGAGACGCGCACCACAGTGCGAGCGAGTACGTTGAGAGAACCACGAAGGACACTAAGAGCACAAAGAAGTATGGAGACACAGCTTCGTGCTCTTAGTGTCCTTCGTGGTTCAACTCGGTCCCGATCATAGGCCGAAACATGCGACAGCGCCTTCGTGGCAGGCGGAGGTGTTTGAATCGGGATGACGCTGAGCCATGTTCTGCCTCGCCGCCTCGAAAAACTAAGTTCCTAGGTCATTTCGGCAGTGCGTGTTGTTCAACAAGGCTATTGCAATCATCTCTGTTGCTTCTGCGACACACCGAGCTTGCCCATGCACCCAAGCATTGTCCCATGGAGCGAAATCAGGCGCTAGCTCGTAAGACACATCGTAGACGTCGACGTCCGGAGCAATGACGACGAGCGTCTCAGACCTGTAGTCGTTCTTGGCAACCAAGCGAAGTCTTAGGTGAGAAGTGACCCCAAAAACATCAGGCGAACTGATGGTCGCCTCGACATAATCTATCAGTTCCACCATGCCGTTGAGAATGTCAGAGAGTGCCGGGAACTCTTCCGCCGCGCGAGAATAGAATTCTCGAAGCGTGCAGCCCCGTTGCGCGGTGATGCGACTGATCTTCATGAGATGATTTGAGTCCTATGGCGTGATCTGTCAGCCAGGCACACCTTCTTCGAGTTAGAACCCTGCTAGTATTGGGCGTGGCTCGGCCGCCGCCCACACCACGATTTTTGCATGTTTATCGCAGAATGAACAACCACAAAGGACACCAGGAGCACTAAGGCGTTCGCCCAATTCCCTTCGTGTTCTTGGCGTCCTTGGCGGTTCAAACACTCCCCGTCGCCTGCCGGAACAGCGCTGCGCTTGTTCCGGCCTACGCCTTGCTCGCCGCCAGCTCTTGATACAGACTGACCGTCTCGCGCGCCATCCGCTCGTCGTGGTAGTGGTCGTGCACCACGCCGTGGCCCTCGTCGGACAGCTGCTTGGCGAAGGCCCGCTCGGTCAGCAGGCGGGCGATCTGGGCGGCCAGGGCGTTGACGTCGCCTGGGGGGAACAGCAGGCCGCCGCCGGTGTGGCGGACAAACTCCGGGAACGCGCCGTGCTCCGGCAGCACCAGCGGCACGCCGTTGGCCAGCGCCTCGATGGCGGGCAGGCCTTTGCTCTCGCGGTACACGGTGGGCGTGCTGAACACGTCGAGCGACTTGAGGAACGTTAGCTTCTGGTCGCGGTCCAGTTCGCCGAGGTACTCGAACCGGCCGGCCAGCGGTCCGCTGTTGGCCTGCTCGGTGACCGCCGAAAGGTAGGCCCGGTCCGCCTTGCCGAGGTAGCCGGCCGCCTTGACGCGGAAGTCGAGGTCGGGCCGCGACGCCGCCAGGTGGGTGCAGGCCTCGACCAGCAGGTGCAGGCCCTTGTCGTGGCAGATGCGGGCCAGGTAGCCGACGGTCTGCGTTGGGGACCCCTGGTCGTCGTCGGGCTTGCCGTGCCCTTCCAGGTTCAGCCCGTGGGGGATCACGTGCACCTTCTGCCGGTCGACGCTGAGGTAGTCGGCCATGAAGTCGGCGTAGTACCCGTTCAGCGCGGTGAAGGCCTGGACCTCCGCCGCTCGCTCGCGGAGCAGTTCGCGCGCCTGCTCGTAGTGGGGCGGCCTTAGCGCCTCGAGGAAGATGTCCTCGCCGGACAGTGCGCAGACCACCGGCGGTCCGCACCGCTCGTTGATCCGACGCGCCATGCCGATCAGCATCGAGTTGGACAGGTGCACCACGTCGGGCTTGATCTCTTCCAGCAGCCAGTCGACCAGCTCGTCGAGCTGGGCGGCCTGGTTGCCGAGCTCGCCCTGGAGCATGCTGACGGTCATGCCGCCCAGCTTGGCCGGGTCGACGCTGCCCGCGCCGCGGGTGACGTAGCTCAGGAAGCCCGGCCGGTCGAGCAGCCCGGTCAGCCACCGCGGCATCAGCCGGAACAGCCGCGAGGTCTGCAGCAGGTACGCGTTGACGCCGCCCATGAACACCCGGTTGTGGCTGACGTCGACCGCGTCGGTCCGGATGGGCGTGTAGGTGGGGACCAGCACCACGTCCTCGCCCTGGCGGAGCATGGCCGCGGCCAGCGTGTTGTCGTGCAGGCAACTGCCGCAGTACATCCCAGCGGCGCCGGCGGCGATGTAGGCGATCTTCACGGGCGGGGCAACTGGGGATTAACCACGGAGGGCACAGGGGTCACGGAGCAGACTGAGCGCCACTTTGTGCCCCACGCAATCGATGGATAGGGGCGGACCTGAAAGCGAAGCGGCAATAAGCATTCTTCAAGGAAGGTGACGTTGAGCGCACTGACTCCCTTCTCAGTCTCGGCAGAAATGCCCTTCACCCAGCGGAGCTCTAGGTTGCCAGCTGCTTCCTTGCCCCTCCACCATCGCAGTATGACTTCCGTGTCGTGTGGCCAGACTTCGAAGAGGATCCGGTTCTCGTCGACCTCGGCATCGAATCGAGTGTACACCTCGTCGGATTCCTCGGGGTCGCACTCAAAGACCCATAAGAACTCCCAATCATCTGGAAATGGGTCCATCGGCTTGCGATCTCATCTCGGCGTCCTCCGTGCCCTCTGTGGTGCACGTCGCTACGGATCCCACAGCTGGCGAGAGGAATCAGCTTATGCCTTCTCCGGGAAGAACTTACGCAGTGTGGCCGGGTCGGGTTTGGGGGTCACGAGCGACACCGCCACCAGCGCCACCGCCGACGCGACGAAGATGGGCGCCACCGGCTGCAGCTTGTAGACGGCCTCGCCCAGGGTGAGGTCGAAGGTGTAGTCGCGGTCGGCGCCGAACCGCGAGTCGTAGAACAGCCAGCTCCACATGCCGATGGCGGTCAGGATGCACGCGTACGCGCCCGCCTTGGTGAGCCCCCGCCAGTACAGCGCGGCGAACACCAGCGGGAACAGGGACGAGAAGCCGCTGAAGCTCCACACGCCCAGGTTGAACACGCTCTTGTTGTTGCTCAGGCTCAGCAGGTAGGTGACCGCGACGATGCCGATAATGAAGCCGCGGGTGGTAATCACCTGCGCGCGGTCGGAGAGGGGCTGCTTGCGGTAGTGGTTGACGATGTCGGTGCTGAACATGGTCCCCAGGCAGAGGAACTGGCTGTCGAGCGACGACATAATGGCCGCCAGCACGCCGGCCGCCAGGAACCCGCCCAAGAGGGCGCTGGTCTGCGTCTTGACCAGGAAGGGCAGGATAGCGTTGGGGTTCACGGCGTCGGTCCCCGGCACCTTGGGCAGCGGCGGGCGGTCCGGCATGAGGCTGGTGGTCGCCCAGATGCCGATCAGGATGCACGGCACCCAAACGATCATGATGAAGATCGGGTGCGCCACCACGGGCAGTTTGAAGCTCTCGGCGCTCTTGGCGGTGAGCCAGTGCTGGAACAGGTGGGGGAACATGCCGACCGAGAACGGCACGAACAGGTAGGTGAAGAACTCGGTCTTGGACATCGCGATGCGGGTCGCCTTGTCGGGCGGCACCGCCGCGCTCAGCTTCTGCATGTTGGCCAGCAGGCTGTCCTCGCCGCCCAGCTTGTTGGCGATGACGCAGAACGTCACCACGCCGAGGATCATGAACACGGCCGTCTGGAACGCGTTGGCCCAGGCGGTGCCACGCATGCCGCCGAAGAACACGTACACCAGCACCACCCCGCAGATCATCAGCATGCCGTACTTGGGGGGGATGCCGCCGCTGGTGCCGGGGCTGGCGGTCGGGAACAGGTCCGGGAAGGCGCCGGCGGTCATCGCCTGCATCACCGTGCCGCTGGAGATCACCCCCACCAGCAGGTAGGGCACCACCAGCCCGACCAGGATGGGGAACAGCAGCACGCCGATCTTGTCGCTCGCCAAGCGGTCGCGGAAGAACTGCACCTGGGTGCTGTAGCCGTGCCGGCGTCCCAGCCGCCAGAGCTTGATGCCCAGCAGGAAGAAGCAGAGGGAGTGGATGATGCCGCTGGACGAGGCCATCAGCCCGTACACGCCGATGCCGGCGGTGTACGCCTCGCCGGTCGAGCCGACCAGCGCGAACGCGGTCATCGTGGTCCCGAACAGCGACATCAGCAGCAGGAACGGCCCGATGGAGTGGCTGGCGAGCTGGAAGTCCTCCTTCGATCCGGAGAACAGCCGGCTGGCCGAGAGCCCCAGCAGCACCAGCAGCCCGAGGTAGCAGCAGATAACGATCAGCTCGGTCACTTGGCGGCCTCCTCAGCGTTGGGCGCCGCGGCGATCTCGGCGAGGTCGTCGTCCCAGCAGAAGCGGGTCGCGAGGAACCAGACGACGCTGGCCGCGATCGAGATGCACGCGTGGTAGAACAGGCCGATCGGCATGAACCCGAACACGAGGTAGTCGTCGTCCCAGAACCAATTGTCCTGGTGGATCACCACCAGCAACAACACTAGCGCCCAGACAAGCTTTCGCATGAAAACCGCCAGTCAATGAAGTTGTGCAACGCCAAGGAACGCCGCGGGGGAGTGTCGAGGAGCCGCTAGTCTAACAGAACCGGCCGCGGGAAGGGCAGGGCGGTCGTGGGCCGCGTGGTTGGGTTCGGCCACATGACAGGCGTGCGGGCGGGGCCAACTTGGGGCGGCCGCAAGCGGCTGACTTAGGCGGCGGGGCGCGCAACACGCCCTGCCGATTGAACAGCGCGGGGCGGCAGGGGTTCCGCTTAATCTGTCGCGAGCGTGGTGCGGGTCAGCTCGGCGACCTCCTGCTGCAGGTGGGCCTCCATGTTCTGGTTGGCCGACACCTTCCACGGCAACAGCACGGTGAAGGTGCTCCCCTTGCCCAGCACGCTGGAGAGCGACACCTCGCCGCCCAGCAGGCGGCAGAGCTCGCGGACGATCGACAGCCCCAGGCCGGTGCCGCCCTGCTCGCGGGTCATGGCGCTGCCCTGCGGCTGCGCAGACCCGCCCTGGCGGAACTTCTCAAACACGATCGCCTGGTCGTCCTCGCTGATCCCCACGCCGGTGTCCTCGACCGTCAGCCGGGCGATGTGGCCGTCGTGCCGGGCGGCGCGGACGATGATCCGCCCGCCCTCGGGGGTGAACTTGATGGCGTTGGACAGCAGGTTGTTGAGGATCTGCTGCACCTTCCCCTGGTCCTGCCGCATCATCGGCAGGTCGGGGTCGAACTCGCAGTCGAGGTCGATGTTCTTGCGCTCGGTGAGCGGGCGGGCCATGTCGCACTGGGCGCTGACGACCGCGTCGATGCGGAAGTCGGTCGGGCGGATGTCCATCTTGCCCGACTCCATCTTGGCCAGGTCGAGGATGTCGTTGATCATCTCCAGCAGCATCCGCCCGCTGCGTTGGATGTTGGACACGTAGCGCTGCTGCTTTTCACTCAGCCCGTCGACGCCGGCCAGCACGTCGGAGAAGCCGAGGATGCTGTTGAGGGGGGTGCGCAGCTCGTGGCTCATGGTGGCCAGGAAGTCGCTCTTCAGGCGGTTCATCTCGAACAGCCGCATGTTGGCCTGGGCGATCTGGTCGATCTTGGCGTCGAGCTCCTCGTTCACTTCTTGCAGCGCGTCCTGCTGCCGCAGCAGCCGCCGCAGCATCCGGTTGAACGACGCGGCCAGCTCCTCGAACTCGTCGCCGGTCTGGATCTCGGCGCGTTGCTCGACGTCGCCCTCGCGGACCGCGTTGGCCACGTCGCGGAGGTGCTGCACCGGCTTGACGATCACGTAGCGGATGATGAAGTACAGCAGGAACATCGAGATGAAGCCGATGACCACCGCAGCGGTCCACATCCACGCCCTGAGGCTGGCGAGCACCCCCCGCGCGTCCTCCTGATCGACCTCGACACAGATCACGGCGAACAGGTCGCCCTCGGCGAGGTTGGGCCGCGGGATATGACCCACCGCGCCGATCTTGTGGCAGTCGATGCAGCTCCGGTCGGTGTACAGCGGACTGTAGTAGCGGTACTTCTGCTCTCCGTCCACGATTACCTGCGCGTCGACGTACTCGCCGGGCGAGCGCGGGTCGGAAGCGTCGTTGGGGTCGGTCTTGACGGGCGGGCGCGACGAGTTGAGGATCGGCGCCAGCAGCTCCCATTCGTACTCGTACTGGCTCGGGCGTTTTTCACCCGGAAAGTAGTAGACGTAGCCCGGTTTGCCGCTGGGGACGATCTCGCCGGTTGGTGGCAGGTCTTCAACGGCGTTGGAGAAAGGGAGGATGGCGAACCACTGGAAGTCGCTGCCGATGGTCTTGCTGCTGTTGTAGACCTGGTCGAAGTACCCAGCGGATGTCTTGGTCTCCTCGTCGACGTTGGCGGCCGTTTCGGCGTAGTCCTTGTCGAGTCGCTCCTTCATGTAGAAGTGCTCTTCGAGCCACGCGGCGCGGACCAACTCGGGCCCCAGCTTCCGGTCGCTCTCGTCGACCAGCTCGTCCATCCGCAGGCCGTAGTAGTAGAAGCAGAGGAAGAGCAGCAAACCCAGCGACATTCCAAACCAGAGCAGGCACTTCCGCTCCAGGTTGGACTCGCCGAGGACGCGTTTGAAGCTCTCGTAGGACATTGCCAGCGGGCGATCGGTGAGGGGACGCGGGGCTCAGGTATCTTAGGGAGACTGCACAGCCCGACCAATGGCATTGTAGGGCCTGCAGGCGCCCGAGGGGGCGCTTGGCGGCCGGTAGATCCGTGGGTTTTCACGGCGAATCCGCTGAGGGGCCGGCCGCTACATCATCTCCCAGGGGTCGACGTCCACCACCCAGCGGACCCCCTCCGGCGGCGTTAGTTTGGCCAGGGCCGCCTTGACCGCGGCCTTGAGCCGCGGCCCGTCGGGGTGCGTGGCCTGCAGGTGGTAGCGGAACTCGCCCCGCAGCTTGGCGATGGGCGCCGGCGCCGGGCCGCGTAGCCGCAGCGGATCGTCGGGTTGCTGCTGCTCGAGCTGGCCCCACGCGGCGCGGATCTCGGCGACCGCCTGGTCCGCCACGGCGCTGGTTTGGCTCTCGTTCTCGCCGCGGCACACGAACCGGATCATCGACCCGAAGGGCGGGTAGCCCAACGCCTCGCGCTGCGGCAGCTCGGTGCGGGCGAAGGCGCCGTAGTCGTGCCGCGCGGCGGCGGCGATGGCCGGGTGCTCGGGGTCGAAGGTCTGCACCAGCACGCGGCCCCCCTTCTCGCCGCGGCCCGTGCGGCCGGCGACCTGCGTGACGAGGTGGAAGGTGCGCTCCCCGGCGCGGAAGTCGGGCCAGTTGAGCGCCGTGTCCGCATTAATCACGCCCACCACCGTGACGTTCGGGAAGTCGAGGCCCTTGGCGATCATCTGCGTGCCCAGCAGCACGCCGTACTCGCCCCGGCGGAACGCGTCGAGCGCCTGCTCGTGGCTGCCGGGACGGCGCATGGTGTCGGCGTCCATCCGCAGGCAGCGGGCCTTGGGGAACCGGGCCTGGACCTCGGCCTCCAGCTTCTGCGTGCCGAGGCCGCCGTAGCGGATGGCGGGGCTGCGGCAGTCGGGGCACGCGCGGGGCGGCGCCTGGCGGTGGTCGCACCAGTGGCACAGCAGGATCTGTTCGTGTCGGTGGAACGTGAGGGCGATCTCGCACTCGGGGCACTTGGCCGAGGCGCCGCAGGCGGGGCACTGCACGTGGGTGGAGAACCCGCGGCGGTTGAGCAGCAGGATCGCCTGCCCGCCGTCCCGCAGCGCGTGCTCCATCGCCTGCTGCAGCGGGCGGCTGATGGAGCCGCGGCGGTTCTGGTCCTCGCGGAGGTCGACCAGCCGCACGGCGGGCATCGGCCAGTCGTTCACGCGGCGGGGCATCGACAGCAGACGGTACTCGCCGCTGGCGGCCCG
This portion of the Posidoniimonas corsicana genome encodes:
- a CDS encoding glycosyltransferase family 4 protein, whose translation is MKIAYIAAGAAGMYCGSCLHDNTLAAAMLRQGEDVVLVPTYTPIRTDAVDVSHNRVFMGGVNAYLLQTSRLFRLMPRWLTGLLDRPGFLSYVTRGAGSVDPAKLGGMTVSMLQGELGNQAAQLDELVDWLLEEIKPDVVHLSNSMLIGMARRINERCGPPVVCALSGEDIFLEALRPPHYEQARELLRERAAEVQAFTALNGYYADFMADYLSVDRQKVHVIPHGLNLEGHGKPDDDQGSPTQTVGYLARICHDKGLHLLVEACTHLAASRPDLDFRVKAAGYLGKADRAYLSAVTEQANSGPLAGRFEYLGELDRDQKLTFLKSLDVFSTPTVYRESKGLPAIEALANGVPLVLPEHGAFPEFVRHTGGGLLFPPGDVNALAAQIARLLTERAFAKQLSDEGHGVVHDHYHDERMARETVSLYQELAASKA
- a CDS encoding DUF3311 domain-containing protein translates to MRKLVWALVLLLVVIHQDNWFWDDDYLVFGFMPIGLFYHACISIAASVVWFLATRFCWDDDLAEIAAAPNAEEAAK
- a CDS encoding sodium:solute symporter family protein; translation: MTELIVICCYLGLLVLLGLSASRLFSGSKEDFQLASHSIGPFLLLMSLFGTTMTAFALVGSTGEAYTAGIGVYGLMASSSGIIHSLCFFLLGIKLWRLGRRHGYSTQVQFFRDRLASDKIGVLLFPILVGLVVPYLLVGVISSGTVMQAMTAGAFPDLFPTASPGTSGGIPPKYGMLMICGVVLVYVFFGGMRGTAWANAFQTAVFMILGVVTFCVIANKLGGEDSLLANMQKLSAAVPPDKATRIAMSKTEFFTYLFVPFSVGMFPHLFQHWLTAKSAESFKLPVVAHPIFIMIVWVPCILIGIWATTSLMPDRPPLPKVPGTDAVNPNAILPFLVKTQTSALLGGFLAAGVLAAIMSSLDSQFLCLGTMFSTDIVNHYRKQPLSDRAQVITTRGFIIGIVAVTYLLSLSNNKSVFNLGVWSFSGFSSLFPLVFAALYWRGLTKAGAYACILTAIGMWSWLFYDSRFGADRDYTFDLTLGEAVYKLQPVAPIFVASAVALVAVSLVTPKPDPATLRKFFPEKA
- a CDS encoding sensor histidine kinase, with product MSYESFKRVLGESNLERKCLLWFGMSLGLLLFLCFYYYGLRMDELVDESDRKLGPELVRAAWLEEHFYMKERLDKDYAETAANVDEETKTSAGYFDQVYNSSKTIGSDFQWFAILPFSNAVEDLPPTGEIVPSGKPGYVYYFPGEKRPSQYEYEWELLAPILNSSRPPVKTDPNDASDPRSPGEYVDAQVIVDGEQKYRYYSPLYTDRSCIDCHKIGAVGHIPRPNLAEGDLFAVICVEVDQEDARGVLASLRAWMWTAAVVIGFISMFLLYFIIRYVIVKPVQHLRDVANAVREGDVEQRAEIQTGDEFEELAASFNRMLRRLLRQQDALQEVNEELDAKIDQIAQANMRLFEMNRLKSDFLATMSHELRTPLNSILGFSDVLAGVDGLSEKQQRYVSNIQRSGRMLLEMINDILDLAKMESGKMDIRPTDFRIDAVVSAQCDMARPLTERKNIDLDCEFDPDLPMMRQDQGKVQQILNNLLSNAIKFTPEGGRIIVRAARHDGHIARLTVEDTGVGISEDDQAIVFEKFRQGGSAQPQGSAMTREQGGTGLGLSIVRELCRLLGGEVSLSSVLGKGSTFTVLLPWKVSANQNMEAHLQQEVAELTRTTLATD